Proteins found in one Gammaproteobacteria bacterium genomic segment:
- a CDS encoding glutamate-5-semialdehyde dehydrogenase, which yields MAVTQQELSVKQYMLGLGQRASQAARQMSAASTASKNDALSYLADILLAQQEKLIQVNQLDLQAGKERGLEAALLDRLELTPTRIQSMADGLKQIASLQDPVGEVSDLASRPSGIQVGKMRVPLGVIGIIYESRPNVTADAAGLCLKSGNAVILRGGSEAIHSNRAIGECIQQSLSKAGLPESAVQVVEMTDRVAVNELLRMDRYVSVIIPRGGKGLIERVSAESTIPVIKHLDGNCHVYLDQQLDIDKAVAISVNAKTHRYGVCNAMETLLVHKDVAESILPRLQEEYASYQVELRGCQQTKMILSGINNATEQDWSEEYLAPILAIKVVESSEEAIDHIETYGSHHTDVIVTENHTTAQKFLREVDSSSVMVNASSRFADGFEYGLGAEIGISTDKLHARGPVGLEGLTTQKFIVYGDGNIRE from the coding sequence ATGGCAGTGACACAACAAGAGCTTTCAGTAAAACAGTACATGCTTGGTTTGGGGCAGAGGGCGAGCCAGGCTGCGCGCCAAATGTCTGCAGCATCAACTGCAAGCAAGAATGATGCGCTGAGCTACTTGGCTGACATTTTGCTAGCGCAACAAGAAAAATTAATACAAGTAAATCAGTTAGATTTGCAGGCGGGTAAAGAGCGTGGTTTGGAAGCTGCATTGTTAGATCGTTTGGAATTAACTCCAACTAGAATTCAATCAATGGCAGATGGTTTAAAGCAAATTGCTAGCTTACAAGATCCTGTCGGTGAAGTGTCTGATTTAGCTTCGCGTCCTTCAGGGATTCAAGTGGGAAAAATGCGTGTTCCGCTAGGAGTGATTGGTATTATTTATGAATCACGGCCAAATGTGACAGCTGATGCTGCTGGCTTGTGTTTGAAATCTGGTAACGCAGTGATATTACGTGGAGGTTCCGAAGCGATACATTCTAATCGCGCAATCGGTGAATGCATCCAACAATCTTTATCAAAAGCGGGGTTACCAGAGTCAGCAGTGCAAGTCGTTGAAATGACTGACCGTGTTGCAGTTAATGAATTGCTGCGTATGGATCGCTATGTCAGTGTGATAATACCGCGCGGTGGTAAAGGGTTGATTGAGCGTGTGTCAGCAGAATCAACCATCCCTGTGATTAAACATTTAGATGGAAACTGCCATGTGTACTTAGATCAGCAATTAGATATTGACAAAGCAGTTGCAATCTCTGTGAATGCAAAAACACATCGCTACGGTGTTTGTAATGCCATGGAAACATTATTAGTGCATAAAGATGTTGCAGAAAGCATATTGCCAAGGTTGCAAGAAGAATATGCTAGTTATCAAGTTGAACTACGTGGATGTCAGCAAACTAAAATGATCTTGTCTGGTATTAATAATGCAACAGAGCAAGATTGGAGTGAAGAATATTTGGCACCAATACTTGCCATCAAGGTAGTTGAGAGTAGTGAAGAAGCTATCGACCATATAGAAACCTATGGTTCTCATCATACAGATGTTATTGTCACCGAAAACCACACCACAGCACAGAAATTTTTACGTGAAGTTGACTCAAGTTCAGTAATGGTGAATGCATCATCGCGATTTGCAGATGGCTTTGAGTATGGCCTAGGTGCAGAGATAGGTATTAGCACAGACAAATTACATGCACGTGGTCCAGTCGGCTTGGAAGGTCTTACCACTCAAAAATTCATAGTCTACGGAGACGGGAATATACGTGAGTGA
- a CDS encoding carbon-nitrogen hydrolase family protein — translation MSKVAAIQMASAPQRDANLMEASRLIQLAKEQGAELIVLPENFPIMGIEESDKVDIREAYNDGPIQNFLSDQAKKHGVWIVGGTVPLQYDDPNKIIAACIVYNSEGKAVARYDKIHLFDVEIDGEESYKESETIANGTELVVLDTPFGKLGLAICYDLRFPELFRQLVDMGAEIIAIPSAFTATTGKSHWEILVRARAIENLCYVIAADQGGYHLSGRSTYGDSMVVDPWGNVLNRLSQGAGVVIAEIDLERMKNTRRTFPCLQHRMLK, via the coding sequence ATGAGTAAAGTTGCGGCCATTCAAATGGCTTCTGCTCCTCAGCGAGATGCCAATCTCATGGAAGCGAGCCGGTTAATCCAGTTAGCTAAAGAACAGGGTGCTGAACTGATAGTATTGCCAGAGAACTTCCCCATTATGGGGATAGAAGAGTCGGATAAGGTCGATATTCGAGAAGCATATAATGATGGCCCTATCCAAAACTTTTTAAGTGATCAGGCAAAAAAACACGGCGTATGGATTGTTGGTGGTACAGTGCCACTTCAATACGATGACCCAAATAAAATTATTGCGGCATGTATTGTTTATAACTCAGAAGGCAAGGCCGTTGCGCGCTATGACAAAATTCATTTGTTTGATGTCGAAATAGATGGCGAGGAGAGTTATAAAGAGTCTGAAACTATTGCGAATGGAACAGAACTAGTGGTTCTTGATACACCCTTTGGTAAATTAGGTTTAGCTATTTGTTATGACCTGCGTTTCCCAGAGTTATTTCGTCAACTAGTGGATATGGGCGCAGAGATTATAGCTATTCCTTCTGCTTTTACGGCAACTACTGGTAAGTCTCATTGGGAAATACTAGTGCGCGCGCGTGCAATTGAAAATCTTTGTTATGTTATTGCAGCAGACCAGGGTGGTTATCATTTAAGTGGTCGCAGTACGTATGGTGACAGTATGGTTGTTGATCCATGGGGAAATGTATTAAATAGATTATCTCAAGGTGCTGGCGTTGTTATTGCAGAAATAGACCTTGAGCGTATGAAGAATACACGACGTACTTTCCCATGTTTACAGCATAGAATGCTAAAGTAA
- a CDS encoding YhdP family protein, whose translation MKLNFSSIISLVSHAVLYTCTVILVVFAIFITIIRGYPNLSDIVESKIELRLGEILNADVSIESLDISRQKLFSQIVAQNVVITDRNNDEYNWALKKARLSINVYKSLLSRSLRIKEVSLEGLDLSLRRDESGDFHVNQVFLLSKSKMNQSAGSGNYSDVHLRLLDSDIHWLDELTETDYLFNDIDIAVDPKSKGYDVFLSGNLPETLGKSIRANVSIEGDIKNIADAKIDFYIKTDQFRMAEIAKRFVGNSGGKVPVIIDSELWGQVANKTLTGLRGSISADDIVVNSASKSELCLSDEYIQQLSVQFDWNNEDRNWQFLADDINIVTSKGNWPVTQVQFELQRHSLNAKTILAHIGNMNLGAICNTLYSYSPHIVRFEDQLQQYRLNASVEDLFMRFDLKDNHQSTFQYSGQFNDIDIWFAQGNRSVSGVSAYVVGGDAGGVADLNSNNIQLGLPTTYPGYDLKFAADGQLEWTHHGNVHEVRADRLKIYNDDLSMSARINTKIIDKDVYTDAQFYVDSAKANAVGDYFPLLQKTRRTKKWFTEAIHEGDVRNATIIMRGNMRAFPFHKQTGVFQVDVEVENGILEYKKGWPKLHDVRANVSIDKDHINIRSRQAKTLDSKIKKVDIEIDSFLRATLDLKGTIDGPGQDLLTFLGESNLVSESNSVLEHISLAGDSRLEIDFSRSLSKKLILPIKVSGNIHFLGNTLDLKSVGIELNDLAGEVQFTQAGATGEGISATLFRQPVLLSIDPAGEGASNLIFSGPFDLGAYLEQRYKRFSTFFSGIAPVNGEVYLPSFFKKNNPDKLKLIINSQLNGVKSTLPSPLNKLAHGSLPAILKFDQKQGLMSWQLDDLLSLYFSIQPKEPFELNLVELGEPRKSDIDNEGLMIAGSWKTLDPVSWLEVYKQYMKSVASSDKAVMPSIDVKFDSLQFPKWPAENISIAGSRDNSSYVLNLDSSLGKGSVLLPEDKSLPVSIDMKTLTINKGQTEDKKSSVDIDPRNTRPFSFSSQQLNFNDLKFIDVIVNTSSVENGLVFDKIKLAAQDMTLSGNGSWLLADQNATTSFDLQLESIDVEDSLIDLGFKSSLRKGELSATMNLDWDAAPHQFELDKLSGVADFKMKDGSVTEVNPGNAGRLLALLNLGAISRRLSLDFKDVTNKGFTFDSIKGVLNLSKGGNLQTDKISIKASSADIKINGETNLIEQTYNQNITVTPAVTGTLTAAGAIVGGPVGAAAGMIVDRVGSAVGLNKVSNIEYKMTGTWQSPVIEKVNKRKNNAPETVGPKSGP comes from the coding sequence GTGAAATTGAATTTTTCTAGCATTATTAGTCTGGTATCCCATGCAGTGCTTTATACCTGCACTGTAATTCTCGTTGTTTTTGCAATTTTTATTACAATTATACGTGGCTATCCAAACTTAAGTGATATTGTTGAAAGTAAGATTGAGCTACGCCTTGGGGAGATTTTAAATGCAGATGTTTCTATTGAATCGTTGGATATTAGTAGGCAAAAATTATTTTCACAAATCGTTGCGCAAAATGTAGTAATTACTGATCGTAATAATGATGAGTATAATTGGGCTTTAAAAAAAGCAAGATTAAGTATTAATGTATATAAATCACTATTATCACGATCGCTAAGGATAAAAGAAGTTAGCTTAGAAGGCCTAGACTTGTCTTTGAGGAGAGATGAATCTGGTGACTTTCATGTGAATCAAGTATTTTTGTTGTCCAAAAGCAAAATGAATCAATCAGCAGGGAGTGGCAATTACAGCGATGTTCATTTGCGCTTGCTCGATTCTGATATTCACTGGTTAGATGAGCTGACAGAAACTGATTACTTGTTTAATGATATTGATATTGCCGTCGATCCTAAATCTAAAGGTTACGATGTATTTTTGTCTGGAAATCTTCCTGAAACGCTCGGTAAATCAATTCGTGCAAATGTAAGTATAGAAGGTGATATTAAGAACATTGCGGATGCCAAAATTGATTTCTATATTAAAACTGATCAATTTCGTATGGCGGAAATTGCAAAAAGATTTGTTGGCAACAGCGGGGGAAAAGTTCCAGTCATAATTGATTCTGAATTATGGGGTCAAGTCGCTAATAAAACACTAACGGGTTTACGAGGCTCAATTAGTGCAGATGATATTGTTGTTAACTCAGCAAGTAAAAGTGAATTATGCCTAAGTGATGAATATATACAGCAATTGTCTGTTCAGTTTGACTGGAATAATGAAGATAGAAATTGGCAATTTTTAGCAGATGATATAAATATAGTTACCTCCAAAGGTAATTGGCCAGTAACACAAGTTCAATTTGAGCTGCAGCGACACTCATTAAACGCTAAAACAATATTGGCGCATATTGGGAATATGAATTTAGGTGCTATTTGTAATACTCTGTATTCATATTCGCCTCATATAGTTCGTTTTGAAGATCAACTTCAACAATATCGACTAAATGCAAGCGTCGAAGATTTATTTATGCGCTTCGACTTAAAAGATAATCATCAGTCCACGTTTCAATATTCTGGTCAATTTAATGATATTGATATCTGGTTTGCACAAGGTAATCGATCTGTGAGCGGGGTAAGCGCTTATGTGGTGGGTGGTGATGCGGGAGGAGTGGCGGATTTAAATTCTAATAATATCCAGCTTGGACTTCCGACAACTTATCCAGGATATGATTTGAAATTTGCAGCTGATGGTCAACTAGAGTGGACCCATCATGGGAATGTGCATGAAGTGCGCGCAGATAGATTGAAAATATATAATGACGACCTAAGTATGAGCGCGCGTATTAACACCAAAATAATAGATAAAGACGTTTACACAGATGCGCAATTTTATGTCGATTCAGCCAAAGCAAATGCGGTAGGTGACTATTTCCCACTGCTACAAAAAACACGTCGAACAAAGAAATGGTTTACTGAAGCGATCCATGAGGGTGATGTTCGTAATGCCACTATTATTATGCGTGGCAACATGCGAGCGTTTCCTTTTCATAAACAAACTGGTGTTTTTCAAGTTGATGTAGAAGTTGAAAATGGGATTTTAGAATATAAAAAAGGGTGGCCGAAGCTACATGATGTAAGAGCGAATGTGTCAATTGATAAGGATCATATTAATATTCGTTCGCGACAAGCAAAAACACTCGATTCTAAAATAAAAAAAGTCGATATAGAAATAGACTCTTTTTTGCGCGCAACACTGGATTTAAAGGGAACAATTGATGGGCCGGGCCAGGATTTACTAACGTTTTTAGGCGAGTCTAACTTGGTCAGTGAAAGTAACTCCGTGCTTGAGCATATATCGCTTGCTGGTGATTCGCGTTTAGAAATTGATTTTTCTAGGTCATTATCTAAGAAGTTAATACTACCGATAAAAGTTTCGGGAAATATTCACTTCCTTGGTAATACGCTTGATTTAAAAAGTGTCGGTATTGAGCTTAATGATCTTGCTGGAGAAGTGCAGTTCACACAAGCTGGAGCAACTGGTGAAGGAATTTCTGCAACTCTCTTTCGGCAACCTGTTTTGCTATCTATAGATCCAGCCGGTGAGGGTGCTTCAAACTTAATCTTTAGTGGTCCATTTGATTTGGGTGCATATTTGGAGCAGCGTTATAAGCGTTTCAGTACTTTCTTTAGTGGTATAGCGCCGGTTAATGGTGAAGTGTACCTGCCTTCATTTTTTAAGAAAAATAATCCGGATAAATTAAAGCTAATAATTAATAGTCAGCTCAATGGGGTTAAGTCTACACTTCCGTCACCATTAAATAAGTTAGCGCACGGGTCGTTGCCTGCGATACTTAAATTCGACCAAAAACAAGGTTTAATGTCATGGCAATTGGATGATTTGCTGTCGTTATATTTTTCTATCCAACCTAAAGAGCCATTCGAGCTTAATCTGGTTGAGTTAGGCGAACCCCGTAAATCGGATATTGATAATGAAGGTTTAATGATTGCAGGTTCATGGAAAACTCTGGATCCTGTTTCATGGCTTGAAGTCTATAAACAATACATGAAATCTGTTGCTTCAAGTGACAAGGCAGTCATGCCTAGCATTGATGTAAAATTTGATTCTTTGCAGTTCCCAAAATGGCCTGCTGAAAATATTAGTATTGCGGGTAGTCGTGATAATAGTTCATATGTACTCAATTTAGATTCCAGCTTGGGTAAGGGTAGTGTGCTCCTGCCTGAAGATAAAAGCCTTCCAGTCTCTATCGATATGAAGACGCTGACTATTAATAAGGGGCAAACAGAAGATAAAAAATCATCGGTCGATATAGATCCACGAAACACTAGGCCATTTTCATTTTCTAGTCAGCAACTTAATTTTAATGATCTGAAGTTTATTGATGTTATTGTAAATACTTCGTCAGTAGAGAATGGCTTGGTCTTTGACAAAATTAAATTAGCTGCACAAGATATGACTTTGTCAGGCAATGGTTCATGGCTGTTAGCAGATCAAAATGCGACTACGTCATTTGATTTGCAATTAGAAAGTATAGATGTTGAAGATAGTCTGATTGATCTTGGGTTTAAAAGCAGTTTACGAAAAGGGGAACTAAGTGCCACCATGAATCTTGATTGGGATGCTGCACCTCATCAATTTGAATTGGATAAGCTGAGTGGTGTTGCTGATTTTAAAATGAAAGATGGCTCAGTCACTGAAGTTAATCCTGGTAATGCTGGCCGTTTGCTTGCGTTACTTAACCTGGGTGCAATTAGCCGTCGTTTATCACTAGATTTTAAAGACGTGACTAACAAGGGTTTTACCTTTGATTCAATTAAAGGCGTGTTGAATTTATCAAAAGGAGGCAATTTGCAAACTGATAAAATTTCAATCAAAGCATCGTCTGCAGATATTAAAATTAATGGTGAAACTAATTTAATTGAACAAACCTATAACCAAAATATTACTGTGACGCCTGCTGTGACAGGAACGCTTACTGCGGCTGGTGCAATTGTTGGTGGGCCGGTGGGTGCAGCAGCAGGTATGATTGTTGATCGAGTGGGTAGTGCTGTAGGTCTGAATAAAGTCTCTAATATCGAATATAAAATGACCGGAACATGGCAAAGTCCTGTCATCGAGAAAGTAAATAAGCGAAAAAATAATGCGCCTGAAACTGTTGGTCCCAAATCTGGTCCATAG
- the nadD gene encoding nicotinate-nucleotide adenylyltransferase, giving the protein MSDAKATSGMKIGILGGSFDPVHFGHIKPSLELAEKFQFDSIRLIPCKISPFKDETFASAQHRWNMVSIIAGSSELFEADARELKRETPSFTYETLREIASEVASNSTLFWIMGEDALIDFPRWHQAEKIMQLCHVLVMRRPGYEVSQNVKTNAWLQPYMCDDVSKLSEKRYGYIYISNVELLDISSTKIRETVHAGEQPRFMLPGGVWNYIKRNNLYQESVN; this is encoded by the coding sequence GTGAGTGATGCTAAAGCCACGAGTGGCATGAAAATAGGCATATTAGGTGGTTCATTTGATCCTGTGCACTTTGGTCATATCAAGCCGAGTCTCGAGCTAGCAGAAAAATTTCAGTTCGATTCAATTCGATTAATTCCCTGTAAGATCTCACCTTTCAAAGATGAAACATTTGCTTCTGCCCAACACCGGTGGAATATGGTTTCTATTATTGCTGGCAGCAGTGAGTTGTTTGAAGCAGATGCGCGAGAGTTGAAGCGTGAAACACCTTCTTTCACATATGAGACCTTGCGTGAAATAGCGAGCGAAGTAGCGAGTAATTCAACATTGTTTTGGATAATGGGTGAGGATGCGTTAATAGATTTTCCACGTTGGCATCAAGCAGAAAAAATTATGCAGTTGTGTCATGTCTTAGTAATGCGTCGTCCAGGCTATGAAGTGTCGCAAAATGTAAAAACAAATGCATGGTTGCAGCCGTATATGTGTGATGATGTAAGTAAGCTGAGTGAAAAACGATATGGCTATATTTATATTTCTAATGTTGAGCTGCTTGATATTTCCTCCACAAAAATTCGTGAAACAGTGCACGCTGGTGAGCAGCCAAGATTTATGTTACCGGGTGGAGTGTGGAATTATATTAAGCGGAATAATTTATACCAAGAAAGTGTTAACTGA
- the rlmH gene encoding 23S rRNA (pseudouridine(1915)-N(3))-methyltransferase RlmH: MHFSLLYVSEKPSQWAEDACQSYLKRMPASFGYTQTRLTPIKRTKNTHIETAREQEWQLILGKIPKHAMLVLLDERGKQYTSENFSQQINNWQHNGQDVAFIIAGADGVNAEHRKQADFLMALSRLTLPHEMARLFLTEQLYRGWSILNNHPYHRI, encoded by the coding sequence ATGCATTTTTCGTTACTGTACGTCAGTGAAAAACCAAGCCAATGGGCCGAAGATGCATGCCAATCTTATTTGAAACGAATGCCAGCATCGTTTGGGTATACACAGACAAGGTTAACGCCGATAAAACGTACCAAAAATACTCATATTGAAACAGCTAGAGAACAAGAGTGGCAACTTATACTAGGAAAAATTCCTAAACATGCAATGTTAGTGTTACTTGATGAACGCGGAAAACAATACACTTCAGAAAATTTTTCTCAGCAAATAAATAACTGGCAACATAATGGTCAAGATGTTGCATTTATAATTGCAGGCGCTGACGGTGTTAATGCGGAACATCGAAAGCAAGCCGATTTTTTAATGGCTTTATCCCGCCTCACGTTACCACATGAAATGGCACGATTGTTTTTGACTGAACAGCTATATCGTGGCTGGTCAATTCTTAATAATCATCCTTACCATCGAATATAA
- the rsfS gene encoding ribosome silencing factor, with protein MELKKLHKLVLEALEDVKGNDLVSVDMHGKIDIIDMMVIASGTSDRHVQALANNVVEKAKKAGATVVGVEKDRSWVLIDLYDIIVHVMLPDARDFYNLEKLWQLEIPAEKTQTV; from the coding sequence GTGGAATTAAAGAAATTACATAAATTAGTCTTAGAGGCATTAGAAGACGTAAAAGGCAATGACTTAGTCAGTGTTGATATGCACGGTAAGATCGACATCATTGATATGATGGTGATTGCTAGTGGTACTTCAGATCGTCATGTGCAGGCGCTGGCAAATAATGTGGTAGAAAAAGCTAAAAAAGCAGGTGCTACCGTTGTTGGTGTAGAGAAAGATCGTTCATGGGTGTTAATAGATTTATATGACATTATCGTTCACGTCATGTTGCCGGATGCACGCGATTTTTATAATCTAGAAAAATTATGGCAATTAGAAATTCCGGCTGAAAAGACTCAGACAGTGTAA
- the holA gene encoding DNA polymerase III subunit delta, which translates to MDLNVQQLNDHLDMALAPVYLVSGDEPLQVEESLTKIRAKAREKGYIERQVLYVERSFDWSQVTEQSSNMSLFGDKKILELRLPTGKPGIPGGKALQQYCEQLPDDVLLIIQSGKIEKATLKSKWVQAISQVGVFMRIWPLTGTDLVRWVQTRLKSEALSDDRQTAEYIASRVEGNMLAAAQEIEKMALLAIDNNDADQAWVSSQTKYNVFDLVDTILSGQRNKVIKILGQLQRESFAPNLVLWGLAELVRAVIYTSTQKRGKSKGVQNAFYYNKRNQLGVHANKFNREQLYTLLMKCGQVDQMIKGRASGDVWQSFTDVALKLAR; encoded by the coding sequence TTGGACCTAAACGTACAACAGCTGAACGATCATTTAGACATGGCTCTAGCACCTGTTTACTTGGTGTCTGGAGATGAGCCTTTGCAAGTCGAAGAGTCGCTTACTAAAATCCGCGCTAAAGCGCGTGAGAAAGGTTATATAGAACGCCAGGTGTTATATGTGGAGCGTAGTTTTGATTGGTCACAAGTGACTGAGCAAAGCAGTAATATGTCTTTGTTTGGTGATAAGAAAATTCTAGAGTTGAGATTACCAACAGGAAAGCCGGGTATACCTGGTGGTAAAGCATTACAGCAATATTGTGAACAACTCCCTGACGATGTACTGTTAATTATTCAAAGCGGTAAGATAGAAAAGGCCACTCTAAAATCTAAGTGGGTACAAGCGATTTCGCAGGTAGGTGTGTTTATGCGTATTTGGCCATTAACAGGTACTGATCTGGTACGCTGGGTTCAAACACGTTTAAAATCGGAAGCATTATCTGATGATCGTCAGACAGCTGAATATATTGCTTCGCGGGTAGAGGGGAATATGCTGGCAGCGGCGCAAGAAATAGAAAAAATGGCCTTGCTTGCTATTGATAATAATGATGCTGATCAAGCTTGGGTATCTAGTCAAACTAAATACAACGTATTTGATTTGGTTGATACTATTTTGAGTGGGCAAAGAAATAAGGTCATTAAAATTCTGGGTCAACTGCAACGTGAATCTTTTGCACCTAATCTGGTCTTATGGGGCTTGGCGGAATTAGTGCGTGCAGTAATTTACACCTCGACACAGAAACGGGGTAAGTCAAAAGGTGTGCAGAATGCATTTTACTACAATAAACGTAATCAATTAGGCGTACACGCAAATAAATTTAATCGCGAACAACTTTATACCTTGCTAATGAAATGCGGGCAGGTAGATCAAATGATAAAGGGCCGTGCAAGCGGGGATGTCTGGCAATCATTTACAGATGTTGCTTTAAAACTTGCGCGTTGA
- the rng gene encoding ribonuclease G, with translation MSEEILVNVTPRETRVAVVENGVLQEVQIERVARRGLVGGIFKGCVSRVMPGMDAAFIDIGLEKAAFIHASDVNTLPHSSQSAPVEGEDVPHEAIANLLHEGQQVLVQVVKDQIGTKGARLTTNITVPSRYLVLLPYSTDVRLSARLEDEEERERLSELMQELLDASGKKFGCILRTAAESVSKEELRRDLEFLLRLWSSIVEKIGKVNSIAEVYSDLPLAVRTLRDLNTDDVENITIDSRETVFNVKTFAEKLVPELVDRVQRYKGARPIFDLHGIEDELEKALQRKVMLKSGGHLVFDQTESMTTVDVNTGGFIGNRNLEETIFKTNLEAAQAIARQLKLRNLGGIIIIDFIDMVEEEHKRQVLRALEKVLEKDRAKTQICEVSPLGLVEMTRKRTHESLEHILCEPCSTCSGAGSVKSAQTVCYQMFREIMRVARQYEASELLVLASQQVVDLLVDEESDILAELEEYTKKTIKLQVETLYTQEQFDVVLL, from the coding sequence GTGAGCGAAGAAATTCTAGTCAATGTGACGCCTAGAGAAACACGTGTAGCAGTGGTTGAAAATGGTGTACTACAAGAAGTACAAATTGAACGTGTTGCCAGGCGTGGATTAGTTGGTGGTATTTTTAAGGGCTGCGTTAGTCGTGTTATGCCAGGAATGGATGCTGCATTTATTGATATTGGTCTAGAGAAAGCAGCTTTCATACACGCTTCTGATGTAAACACACTGCCACACAGTTCCCAATCTGCACCTGTAGAAGGTGAAGATGTCCCTCATGAAGCGATTGCAAATTTGCTCCATGAAGGTCAGCAGGTATTGGTGCAGGTTGTTAAAGATCAGATAGGCACAAAAGGTGCGCGATTAACAACTAATATTACTGTGCCGTCACGTTATTTGGTGTTATTGCCTTACTCTACTGATGTTCGGTTGTCTGCGCGTTTAGAAGACGAAGAAGAGCGTGAACGTCTATCAGAGTTAATGCAAGAATTGCTTGATGCTAGTGGTAAAAAATTTGGTTGTATCTTGCGAACTGCAGCAGAGTCTGTTTCAAAGGAAGAGTTAAGAAGAGATTTAGAATTTTTATTGCGTTTATGGAGTTCTATTGTCGAGAAAATTGGCAAAGTAAACTCAATAGCAGAAGTGTATTCTGATTTACCTTTGGCTGTACGTACCTTAAGGGATTTGAATACTGATGATGTTGAAAATATTACCATCGATTCTCGAGAAACAGTATTTAATGTAAAAACTTTCGCTGAAAAATTAGTGCCTGAATTGGTTGACCGAGTTCAGCGTTATAAAGGTGCGCGTCCAATTTTTGATTTGCATGGCATTGAAGATGAATTAGAGAAAGCATTGCAAAGAAAGGTCATGCTTAAATCAGGTGGGCATCTAGTATTTGATCAAACTGAATCAATGACCACTGTTGACGTAAATACCGGTGGTTTTATTGGGAATAGAAATTTAGAAGAAACAATTTTTAAGACTAATCTAGAAGCTGCGCAAGCGATTGCGCGGCAGTTAAAGTTACGCAACTTAGGTGGAATTATTATAATCGATTTTATTGATATGGTGGAAGAGGAGCATAAACGTCAAGTATTGCGTGCACTTGAGAAAGTCTTAGAAAAAGATCGTGCTAAAACACAAATATGCGAAGTCTCTCCCCTGGGGTTGGTTGAGATGACACGCAAACGCACTCACGAAAGTCTTGAACATATTTTATGTGAACCATGCTCAACTTGTTCTGGTGCGGGATCAGTGAAAAGTGCTCAAACTGTATGTTATCAAATGTTTCGAGAAATTATGCGAGTTGCGCGTCAGTACGAAGCCAGTGAATTATTAGTGTTAGCATCTCAACAAGTCGTAGATTTGTTGGTTGATGAAGAGTCTGACATTCTTGCTGAGCTTGAAGAGTATACAAAAAAGACTATAAAACTCCAGGTGGAAACTTTGTACACTCAAGAACAATTTGATGTTGTACTACTATAG
- a CDS encoding Maf family protein: MSIVLASASPRRAELLQQIGLDFDVAPSDIDESVQDNESVMDYVQRMAMSKALVARQQFHPEDIIIAADTSVAIGNTILGKPENETHCLEMLASLSGRIHMVHTAVVVSQLDFTGKALSSSAVSFRDINEKEAKNYWLTGEPKDKAGSYAIQGKGAVFVDKITGSYSGVVGLPLYELTQLLRETDISIL, from the coding sequence ATGTCAATAGTATTGGCGTCAGCATCGCCGCGACGCGCTGAGTTATTGCAACAAATTGGACTGGATTTTGATGTGGCGCCCAGCGACATTGATGAGTCTGTTCAAGATAATGAATCGGTGATGGACTATGTCCAACGGATGGCGATGTCAAAGGCATTAGTCGCGCGTCAACAATTCCATCCTGAAGATATTATTATTGCAGCAGATACCAGTGTTGCTATTGGTAATACTATTCTTGGTAAGCCTGAAAATGAAACCCACTGTCTTGAGATGCTGGCAAGTTTATCTGGCCGAATACACATGGTGCATACAGCTGTGGTAGTGTCTCAATTAGATTTTACAGGTAAAGCCCTGAGTTCTAGCGCGGTATCATTCCGAGATATCAATGAAAAAGAAGCTAAGAACTATTGGCTAACAGGTGAACCTAAAGATAAAGCGGGTAGCTATGCTATCCAAGGTAAAGGCGCTGTGTTTGTTGATAAAATAACAGGCAGCTATTCTGGCGTTGTTGGCCTGCCGCTGTACGAATTGACACAATTATTGAGAGAGACGGATATCTCCATACTTTAA